The following proteins come from a genomic window of Lachnoclostridium phytofermentans ISDg:
- the nudC gene encoding NAD(+) diphosphatase, translating to MIHDIEPHILRNEYKNIKPQEKDLCIWFSKGEVLLSKDTECPFPTFEEVSKIKPSLSDRLFEEAEYLFQIDNQSFFLWINDNLEELTTEYQFEKQEIFRTLKPKHYAFAGITACQLYRFKLNNRYCGRCGKEMKHSLTERAYTCDACSKVTYPTISPAIIVAITNGDRLLLTRYARGNYKRYGLVAGFVEVGETFEETVKREVMEEVGLKIKNIRYYKSQPWSFSDSMMIGFYADLDGDDKVTLQEDELAEATWFSRDEIPYNESSISIAQELIENFRNGNHAEMI from the coding sequence ATGATTCATGATATTGAACCACATATATTAAGAAACGAATATAAAAATATAAAGCCTCAAGAGAAAGATCTATGTATTTGGTTTTCGAAAGGCGAGGTACTTTTATCAAAGGATACTGAGTGCCCCTTTCCAACTTTTGAGGAAGTAAGCAAAATAAAGCCATCCTTAAGCGATAGGCTATTTGAAGAAGCAGAGTACTTATTTCAAATAGATAATCAGTCATTTTTTCTTTGGATAAATGACAATTTAGAGGAACTAACAACAGAATATCAATTTGAAAAACAAGAGATATTTCGTACATTGAAGCCAAAACATTACGCTTTTGCAGGAATTACAGCTTGTCAGCTTTATCGATTTAAGTTGAATAATCGATATTGTGGAAGATGTGGAAAAGAAATGAAACATAGTCTTACGGAACGTGCTTATACCTGTGATGCTTGTAGTAAGGTTACTTATCCGACGATTTCGCCAGCAATCATTGTTGCAATAACGAATGGAGATCGGTTACTATTAACCAGATATGCAAGAGGAAATTATAAAAGGTATGGTTTAGTAGCAGGATTTGTAGAAGTTGGAGAAACATTTGAAGAGACAGTAAAACGTGAGGTAATGGAAGAAGTCGGATTAAAGATTAAAAATATACGTTATTACAAGAGTCAACCTTGGTCATTCTCAGATTCCATGATGATTGGTTTTTATGCTGATTTAGATGGAGATGATAAGGTCACACTGCAAGAGGATGAGCTTGCGGAAGCTACCTGGTTTTCTAGAGATGAGATTCCTTATAATGAGAGTAGTATTAGTATCGCTCAAGAATTAATTGAGAATTTCCGGAATGGGAATCATGCAGAAATGATATAA
- the rsgA gene encoding ribosome small subunit-dependent GTPase A, which produces MNLQQLGFSDYFKSQITANDIELSLIPARVSAVHKESYELISEYGESNAKLKSSLFYKNSKYLIYPAVGDFVLIKHNELGDDIIYRILNRKSYFTRNNPGFGNYTGNEGLQSIASNFDYVFLMESLNQDFNVRRMERYLSTAYDSGATPIIILTKADLCDDVSEKIAIMEQVSFGVKVVAISAITGEGLDQLVEYLTEGTTFVFLGSSGIGKSSLVNALAGKEMMKVSNIREDDDKGRHTTTHRELISLENGVMIIDTPGMRELGLSNVESGLSSTFQDIDSLSEYCKFQDCKHEKEPGCAVNKAIEDGTLSLDRLRSYHKLQREVRHSSAKAAYQLARTTDSKSTSKQQNYSRKKIDY; this is translated from the coding sequence ATGAATTTACAACAACTTGGTTTTTCTGATTATTTTAAAAGTCAGATAACTGCAAACGATATCGAGCTTTCATTAATTCCAGCACGAGTGAGTGCTGTTCATAAAGAATCTTATGAACTTATCAGTGAATATGGAGAAAGCAACGCAAAATTAAAAAGCTCATTATTTTACAAAAACTCCAAATATCTTATCTACCCAGCAGTCGGTGATTTTGTTCTTATCAAACATAATGAGCTTGGGGATGATATTATCTATCGTATTTTAAATAGAAAAAGTTACTTCACTAGGAATAATCCTGGGTTTGGCAACTACACTGGTAACGAAGGCCTTCAATCGATTGCATCTAATTTTGATTATGTATTCTTAATGGAATCTTTAAATCAGGATTTCAATGTTAGAAGAATGGAGCGCTATCTTTCCACCGCTTACGATAGCGGGGCTACACCAATCATTATCTTAACCAAAGCGGATTTATGCGATGATGTTTCAGAAAAGATTGCAATTATGGAGCAAGTGTCCTTTGGAGTAAAAGTAGTTGCAATCAGCGCAATAACTGGAGAAGGATTGGATCAATTAGTAGAATATCTAACGGAAGGTACTACTTTTGTATTCTTAGGCTCTTCTGGAATCGGAAAGTCATCACTTGTTAATGCACTTGCTGGTAAGGAAATGATGAAAGTATCTAACATACGAGAAGATGATGACAAAGGACGTCATACGACAACGCATCGCGAATTAATTAGCCTAGAAAATGGTGTTATGATTATTGATACACCAGGAATGAGAGAACTCGGATTATCGAATGTAGAATCGGGTCTTTCCTCTACGTTTCAGGATATTGATTCCTTGTCTGAATACTGTAAATTTCAAGATTGTAAACACGAGAAAGAACCTGGCTGTGCGGTGAATAAAGCCATCGAAGATGGCACTTTAAGTCTAGACAGACTTCGTTCTTACCATAAATTACAAAGGGAAGTAAGACATAGCTCTGCAAAAGCTGCTTATCAGTTAGCAAGGACAACTGATAGCAAAAGTACTTCAAAACAACAAAATTATTCTAGAAAAAAGATTGATTATTAA